The DNA sequence ACTTACCGCCGGACCACTGGTGTGCTATAATGTAACAAATAGTTGATCATGTTAGACAACAAATCCCATAATATAAGCAGGAACGAGTTGAATGTTTTAGAGATATATCAACTTAATTCAGGTGATGAGAACTAATGTAGCTCAAAGATACAGTTCTCAGGTGGTGATGGCGTCAgatttgttatcaagtttcaggaaacatgtttcattttacacttcatactgttgcaagataaaaacaaaaaatctaaaagCCCATGATAAGCATCAGTAGAATTCTTAATGTTACCCATGATAAGCATCAGTAGAATTCTTAATGTTACCCATGATAAGCATCAGTAGAATTCTTAATGTTACCCATGGTAAGCATCAGTAGAATTCTTAATGTTACCGGATCAGGTTTAAGTGATAACATTCTATTGTGCAACTCTTTGTCAACATTTTACGTTTTCATGAATTATATGCTTTACCTATTTACCGAAAAATATCAAACATAGAACATTTAGAATACATGTGAATTAGGGGGAAGTATTTTCtggtaaatacatttttaacatttgtttgtttttgagagattttagattttttttgtaactatGTAGCAGATACTTTCTCAACAACCTTGTGATATTTTCAAACCCTTTACCACTAAAATGTTACTGATATTTTgctcaaaaaatatattttaataatttcaaaataattttggtaATCATAACCAggaagtttataaaactgtaatatatattttttggggtttctttaaaagtattttaaaaatacacctCTTCAAGGAGGGATAACCCAATGTCTTGTGTTAATAAACGTGATTAAATAgaattatcttttattaaatagCCTGAATTACGTGTaaagaactttaatattttatgtaaattgtagAAAACTGGTGCACTAAATGTTTTTCATCGGTCTGAGTAAAATCCACTTCCGTTGTAAAGAACACTTCCTTCAGAAGCAATGGACGAAATGTAACAATCGTTCGTTATACGGTGGAGGAATATCATTGGAATAGGAAAGTAGATCTTTCAGAAGTTGTTAGTGAAAGATATGGAGGGACTGTAACAACTTGGTTGTAAATAGTAAAAACAATCAGGACAAGGGATCATATCTTTCAGAAGTTGTTAGTGAAAGATCTGGAGGGACTGTAACAACTTGGTTGTAAATAGTAAAAACAATCAGGACAAGGGATCATATCTTTCAGAAGTTGTTAGTAGAAGATCTGGAGGGACTATAACAACttgattataaatagtaaaaacaaTCAGGACAAGGGATCATATCTTTCAGAAGTTGTTAGTAGAAGATCTGGAGGGACTGTAACAACTTGGTTGTAAATAGTAAAAACAATCAGGACAAGGGATCATATCTTTCAGAAGCTGTTAGTAGAAGATCTGGAGGGACTGTAACAACTTGGTTGTAAATAGTAAAAACAATCAGGACAAGGGATCATATCTTGCAGAAGCTGTTAGTGAAAGATCTGGAGGGACTGTaacaacttggttataaatagtaaaaacaaTCAGGACAAGGGATATATCTTTCAGAAGTTGTTAGTAGAAGATCTGGAGGGACTGTaacaacttggttataaatagtaaaaacaaTCAGGACAAGGGATCATATCTTTCAGAAGCTGTTAGTGAAAGATCTGGAGGGACTGTaacaacttggttataaatagtaaaaacaaTCAGGACAAGGGATATATCTTTCAGAAGTTGTTAGTAGAAGATCTGGAGGGACTGTAACAACTTggtaaaacaaatagtaaaaacAATCAGAACAAGGGATCATATCTTTCAGAAGCAGTTAGTGGAAGGCCTAGTTATAAATAGTATAAACATAATAAGAACTAGGGAGCATATCTTTCAGAAACGGTTAGTGGAAGGCGGAGTTATAAATAGTAGAAACATAATCAGGACTAGAAATCATAAAGTCTTCAACCAGTTAAAAGAAAGTAGTTGACCATAATAGTGAACTTAAAAGTCAACAAAATCTTACTAAGTTTGCAAGCGTGGTTTAAtgtacatatgttttacaaatacaaaaatttcaAAGCAGTACTATTAACATATCATTCATGAACTAATTACCAAATGTAGTAAAGTCAAATGTTTTACCGCCTACATCTACCCCGAATGAGTCCGGTTTTCATGCAGGCCCACTGAAACCGAAGCCTGGTTCATACAATGTTCCACGCTGCTTCAGTCTGAGGTAAAGAAATAGGTACTACATAACTGCAGTAAAGCCACCATTATAATAGATAATTCACTTTTTACAtaagaaatcaacaacaaaataatactgATTAGATCAATATATCACCATAAAAGATTAATGTGAACAGTCCTagttaaacataaattatagAGCTGAAGTAAGGCACGAAAGCGTCATTAAGTAGGCTTAAtggttaatattttagtaaatggTATCAAGCTTTTTGGTCACGTCCTTCACTTATAGAGGGAACCGAGTTCTTTCGTTCGTCACTAGGGCGTCTGTCATCATTTTCGTATGTGGGGACTTGTGCAGGGGCGTACTCCCTTGGACactagaataagaaaaaaaaaataaccaagttaaatttaaaacagaagaGTTTAAATTCAAAAGAGTTCTTAGTATTCGGAGAACACTTGTTAACCTTTATAGTTTTAATGCTTCGAATATTATTCGCTGCGGCACAGAGGCTTAGGAAGGGCTCCGAGTTTTTCAAGTATAAACGTTTAAATGATAGctcaaaccctttcgactgataAATTATGTCATGTCTAACGCCTcatatattaattcattttaatcctgtttaaaatagtaaatttgagggtaggctggtagagatcttgatgtgtaataaaatcgaatctTGTATACACGCGCCCTCACTTGGTATTGGTGGCACAGATacaaaaaaaggttttgtttggttttgttttgaatttcgcgcaaagctaatcgagggctatctgtgctaaccgtccctaatttagcagtgtaagactagagggaaggcagctaatcatcactacccaccgctaactcttgggctactcttttaccaacaaatagtgggattgactgtaacattataacgcctcacggctgaaagggcaagcatgtttggtgcaacgtggattcgaacccgcgaccctcagattacgagttgaacgccttaaccacctggtcatgccgccccccaaaaaaaacaactccaaGTGTCACAACTATTAAGAATTCCCCTTGTTTTTAATAGATAAGTTTATAAACTAACCTTGAGACGAATTATTAGAAAGTAATTTTGTACGCTAAACCTTTTAAATGTGTCCAGTTTTGTACGGATTCTATTAAATGCTAACGTTTCTGGTTCTGAAGTATAGGGACTTAAAAACTTCAATTTGATAAACTGGTTAGATAATGTAGGGTGATGTTCTTCGTTTTTTGGAGTAAAATTGTTTACCATTAAGATAACTATTTATAGCAACAAAGTTTGTAATATCTTTTTTATCCATCTTTAGCCcacatgtttttgtaatatattctttttATGTAATAGAAACCTACATTTTTGTTCCAGGTACATTCCCTTGATATGGAACTTGTTTGTACACACATGAATTTCACAAGgcattgtgttattttattttcctttgtagTCCACACTTTTAAGTGATATGTTGTACAATTTTATGTGGTATGTTCGTATCTGGTATCCAATTGTTTTACATCGATTCTTGTATATCTAGAATTCACGTGCTATTCACTTAGGTCCTACAGTTTTGTTGTGATATGTTGGAATCACTATCACCTTTAGATGAAGGCAAGCTATCTACAGGGATAAGTTTTGTGCTAATTTCTGCTTATCTGTTCAAACTGGTGTAGAATGTTCTGTTTATCCGATTACAACGCGGTctctttaagatttatttttatttttataaaacccaTACCAACTGTGATTTTCTTTATCTGGTTTTATACAAGATTCAACTTCACTAAAATACTCGATTTTTAAACAGGAAATAATAAggaatttatctttgtattttatctAACAAACATAATGGAACAACAAtgtaatgatattatattgtatttttggtGTATACATTGTTAAACATCATTACTTATACACCCCAGCATTTACACTTTACAACAATGATTGATAACTTCCTAGAGAGAGCCACTAACTACTACAGTTGGATACCAGTTTAGACGAGAAATGCATGTGTTGTCAGCTGAGCATTGACTGTGAGAAATTTGCCAAATAAAGGTTTATTCTCAATAAATATTAGTTCATTACGGGATATATTATCTGCTCCTATGGTTATTTTTACAGCTGAAACATTACACACCACATTTACACCCACGTGTAAcattacaacttaaaaaaaatgatAGGCATAACATCGATTCCATTGCGTTATTTCTTAACTACATTGTTGTCTCTAAGTGTTTGGTAATACAATATAAGCGTGCAAGATTTGGGAGTGAATTAGAACAGCGTCATAACTTCAGACGAGTTTCCTAGTATTATGAAGATAGTTATTCTTCAGATGGCTCGCCTCTGTCACTTACCGTACCACCCAGATGTGGAGGAAGATCTTTTGGGTCCAGGAACTCAGAGAAGGACGACTTAGTAAGAAATCGAATCCTTTCTTTAGCACCGCTTGGCAGTAGGGTCTTTATGATCTTCCAACAGGCTGTTGAATATTAATTATCAGACTCAGTGTAATGAATCATTATTTTAGTAGAAAACATAACGCGGCGTAATATTTCTATAACTTAAAAACGTATATTTATTTGCAAGACGTTTCGGACAGAACGCCCTTTCTAGGGCGCATTAAAGCCTCAAATACCAGACATGACtctgtaaacacattttaatattacgtGTGGGCTATTACGTATGggctatttattttatgttacttccAACTACAACGTtctataaaactttatttcataagCAGAAAACACTTGGATGCAAGCTGGTATTGACTGCACGTATTTTATTAAGTGCAGTCTGTTGTTGGTTGTCCTTA is a window from the Tachypleus tridentatus isolate NWPU-2018 unplaced genomic scaffold, ASM421037v1 Hic_cluster_1, whole genome shotgun sequence genome containing:
- the LOC143241815 gene encoding motile sperm domain-containing protein 2-like is translated as MPERRKIVAYWVEKLEKEGKAVSVLMDCSESSLTNMDVDFTVYLISLFTTHYPALIGNIYVLEMPWIMNTCWKIIKTLLPSGAKERIRFLTKSSFSEFLDPKDLPPHLGGTCPREYAPAQVPTYENDDRRPSDERKNSVPSISEGRDQKA